In Rhizobiales bacterium NRL2, a genomic segment contains:
- a CDS encoding flagellar motor switch protein FliM has product MSDTVDQDKLAEQWSEANAAEAAAKDSEDDMAAAWDKLTGDGEGGGATNRILNQDEIDSLLGFDAGDEDDADKSGIKAIINSALVNYERLPMLEVVFDRLVRMMTTSLRNFTSDNVEVTLDNITSIRFGDYLNSIPLPAILSVFRAVEWDNYGLITVDSSLIYSIVDVLLGGRRGTAAMRIEGRPYTTIERNLVERMVAVVLADMAAAFEPLSPVSFNFDRVETNPRFATIARPANAAIVIKLRIDMEDRGGRLDVLLPYATLEPIRELLLQMFMGEKFGRDSIWENHLATELWQTDVDLVAVLDEQTMPLSKFMAMRKGDTLLLNASPESAIQLHCGGIPMGVGRMGRRGQNIAVKIDRSHRKFRGN; this is encoded by the coding sequence ATGAGTGACACCGTCGACCAGGACAAGCTGGCCGAACAGTGGTCCGAGGCCAATGCGGCGGAAGCCGCGGCCAAGGACAGCGAAGACGATATGGCCGCGGCCTGGGACAAGCTCACCGGCGACGGCGAGGGCGGCGGCGCCACCAACCGCATCCTGAACCAGGACGAGATCGACAGCCTGCTCGGCTTCGACGCGGGCGACGAGGACGACGCCGACAAGTCCGGCATCAAGGCGATCATCAATTCGGCGCTGGTCAACTACGAGCGGCTGCCGATGCTGGAAGTCGTCTTCGACCGGCTGGTCCGGATGATGACGACGAGTCTGCGCAATTTCACCTCGGACAATGTCGAGGTGACGCTGGACAACATCACGTCGATCCGCTTCGGCGACTATCTGAACTCCATTCCGCTGCCGGCGATCCTGTCGGTCTTCCGCGCCGTCGAATGGGATAACTACGGTCTGATCACCGTCGATTCCTCGCTGATCTACTCGATCGTCGACGTGTTGCTGGGCGGCCGCCGCGGCACCGCGGCGATGCGCATCGAGGGCCGGCCCTACACCACCATCGAGCGCAATCTGGTCGAGCGAATGGTCGCCGTGGTCCTGGCCGACATGGCCGCCGCCTTCGAGCCGCTCTCGCCGGTCTCCTTCAATTTCGACCGCGTCGAGACCAATCCGCGCTTTGCGACCATCGCGCGGCCCGCCAACGCGGCCATCGTCATCAAGCTACGCATCGACATGGAAGACCGTGGCGGCCGGCTGGACGTGCTGCTGCCCTACGCCACGCTGGAGCCGATCCGCGAACTGCTGCTCCAGATGTTCATGGGCGAGAAGTTCGGCCGTGACAGCATCTGGGAGAACCATCTGGCGACCGAACTCTGGCAGACCGACGTCGACCTCGTCGCCGTGCTGGACGAACAGACGATGCCGCTGAGCAAGTTCATGGCGATGCGGAAGGGGGACACCCTGCTCCTCAACGCCTCGCCGGAAAGCGCGATCCAGCTTCATTGCGGCGGCATTCCCATGGGTGTCGGCCGCATGGGCCGGCGCGGCCAGAACATTGCGGTCAAGATCGACCGCAGCCACCGCAAGTTCCGGGGGAACTGA
- a CDS encoding flagellar basal-body rod protein FlgF, with amino-acid sequence MENAILIGLSRQMALRHQMDMVANNIANMNTTAYKSEELLFREYLVTSEQGDQMSYVESYGTLRNTTEGAMRPTENPLDLAISGVGYFVVETEDGPKYTRNGHFRLNEEGQLTTMEGDPVLDVDDRIIEFADPSTEISVSKDGSITGVDGQDFRIAVVSFENDQALKKDQNGLYKTDQDPVPVETPGVLQGMLEGSNVQPIIQMTNMIEVQRAYEQMQKAMNTEHDLQRDAIGRLGAVA; translated from the coding sequence ATCGAGAACGCGATCCTGATCGGCCTGTCCCGCCAGATGGCGCTTCGCCATCAGATGGACATGGTCGCCAACAACATCGCCAACATGAACACCACCGCCTACAAGTCGGAGGAGCTGCTGTTCCGCGAGTATCTGGTGACGTCCGAGCAGGGCGACCAGATGTCCTACGTCGAGAGCTACGGCACGCTCCGCAACACCACCGAAGGCGCGATGCGCCCCACCGAGAATCCGCTGGATCTCGCGATCTCGGGCGTCGGCTACTTCGTGGTGGAGACAGAGGACGGTCCCAAATACACCCGCAACGGCCATTTCCGTCTCAACGAGGAAGGCCAGCTCACGACCATGGAAGGCGACCCGGTTCTCGACGTCGACGACCGCATCATCGAGTTCGCCGATCCCTCCACCGAGATTTCCGTCTCCAAGGACGGCTCCATCACCGGCGTCGACGGCCAGGACTTCCGCATCGCCGTGGTGAGCTTCGAGAACGACCAGGCGCTGAAGAAGGATCAGAACGGTCTCTACAAGACCGATCAGGATCCGGTGCCTGTCGAGACCCCCGGCGTCCTGCAGGGCATGCTGGAGGGCTCCAACGTCCAGCCCATCATCCAGATGACCAACATGATCGAGGTCCAGCGCGCTTACGAGCAGATGCAGAAGGCCATGAACACCGAACACGACCTGCAGCGCGACGCCATCGGGCGTCTGGGCGCGGTCGCCTGA
- a CDS encoding flagellar basal-body rod protein FlgG, translated as MRSLSIAATGMLAQQLNVEVISNNIANLNTTGFKRQRAAFQDLLYQNVRRVGSNSSDAGTIVPSGVQIGVGVKAGSVYRISEQGDLAITDNPLDMAINGRGFFRVTLPTGEDAFTRAGTFSVSPDGQIVTQEGFVVAPGIVVPNNVQDLSINANGEVLAKIAGQTDFQNLGQFELANFFNDAGLEAIGDNLFLETPASGAATIGIPGQAGFGVIQQGFLETSNVNPVQEITHLITAQRAYEMNSKVITASDEMMSAINTLR; from the coding sequence ATGCGCAGCCTTTCCATCGCCGCCACGGGCATGCTGGCCCAGCAGCTCAACGTCGAGGTCATCTCGAACAACATCGCCAACCTGAACACCACCGGCTTCAAGCGTCAGCGCGCCGCGTTCCAGGATCTGCTTTACCAGAACGTCCGCCGCGTCGGCTCCAACTCCTCCGACGCCGGCACCATCGTGCCCTCGGGCGTGCAGATCGGCGTCGGCGTCAAGGCCGGGTCGGTCTACCGCATCTCCGAACAGGGCGATCTGGCGATCACCGACAACCCGCTGGACATGGCCATCAACGGCCGCGGCTTCTTCCGTGTGACCCTGCCCACCGGCGAGGACGCCTTCACCCGGGCCGGCACCTTCTCGGTGTCGCCGGACGGCCAGATCGTCACCCAGGAGGGATTCGTCGTCGCTCCGGGCATTGTCGTGCCCAACAACGTTCAGGACCTCTCGATCAACGCCAATGGCGAGGTTCTGGCCAAGATCGCCGGCCAGACCGACTTCCAGAACCTGGGTCAGTTCGAACTGGCCAACTTCTTCAACGATGCGGGCCTGGAAGCGATCGGCGACAACCTGTTCCTGGAAACCCCCGCATCCGGCGCGGCCACGATCGGCATTCCCGGCCAGGCCGGCTTCGGCGTGATCCAGCAGGGCTTCCTGGAAACCTCCAACGTGAACCCGGTGCAGGAGATCACACACCTGATCACCGCCCAGCGCGCCTACGAGATGAACTCCAAGGTCATCACCGCTTCCGACGAGATGATGTCCGCCATCAACACCCTGAGGTGA
- a CDS encoding flagella basal body P-ring formation protein FlgA, with protein sequence MIAMSRTIAALIAAVLMTVAAAAAAATDIIDATMKHGIVVDRPTILLSDVLEGADAREDVVIARAPMPGDKVALNPLAVARIAGRHRIRWMPPANLHRIMVRRASQIVDAGQVLTEIELALMDAAPQADLEIELAGRRPTLHVATDADPSVQVESMDYDRRTGRFTAIVAAPADDPSAQRHKIHGRAWPMTEVPVLSRAIRPGDEIMPQDVGWQRVREDRVRRQNVVDIAELVGMSPKRSIPANRMVRVSDLRRPVMVAKGDIVTMIFLTNGLTLTASGRAIEDGGRNAVVRVMNERSRMIVEGRVTAPGRVSVGEAAHRLSQLQD encoded by the coding sequence GTGATCGCCATGAGCCGCACCATCGCCGCCCTGATCGCCGCCGTCCTGATGACCGTCGCCGCCGCGGCCGCCGCCGCGACCGACATCATCGACGCGACCATGAAACACGGCATCGTCGTCGACCGGCCCACCATCCTGCTTTCCGATGTCCTGGAAGGCGCCGACGCCCGCGAGGACGTCGTCATCGCCCGCGCGCCGATGCCCGGCGACAAGGTGGCGCTCAACCCGCTCGCCGTCGCCCGCATTGCCGGGCGCCATCGCATACGCTGGATGCCGCCGGCGAACCTGCACCGCATCATGGTCCGCCGGGCCAGCCAGATCGTCGACGCCGGCCAGGTGCTGACCGAGATCGAACTCGCGCTGATGGACGCCGCACCCCAGGCCGACCTCGAGATCGAACTGGCCGGCCGCCGCCCCACCCTGCACGTCGCCACCGACGCCGACCCCAGCGTCCAGGTCGAAAGCATGGACTATGACCGCCGCACGGGCCGGTTCACCGCCATCGTCGCCGCCCCGGCCGACGACCCGTCCGCGCAGCGCCACAAGATCCACGGCCGCGCCTGGCCGATGACGGAAGTGCCGGTCCTGTCCCGCGCGATCCGGCCGGGCGACGAGATCATGCCCCAGGACGTCGGCTGGCAGCGGGTCCGCGAGGACCGTGTGCGCCGCCAGAACGTGGTCGACATCGCCGAGCTGGTCGGCATGAGCCCGAAGCGCTCGATCCCTGCCAACCGCATGGTCCGCGTCAGTGACCTGCGCCGGCCGGTGATGGTCGCCAAGGGCGATATCGTCACCATGATCTTCCTGACCAACGGACTGACGCTGACCGCCTCGGGCCGCGCCATCGAGGATGGCGGCCGCAATGCCGTGGTCCGCGTGATGAACGAACGCAGCCGCATGATCGTCGAAGGCCGCGTCACGGCGCCCGGAAGGGTGTCCGTCGGCGAGGCCGCCCACCGCCTGTCGCAGTTGCAGGACTGA
- a CDS encoding flagellar basal body L-ring protein, whose protein sequence is MITRLGALAIAAAALAACSTVDRVANIGKAPDLAAIEDPRKDENYRQVSLPMPRPEPVIHQANSLWRPGARAFFKDQRAAQIGDILTIVVAIQDEAQLNNSTTRNRTASEDADLTQFFGLQGNLPNFLPDAVDPTSLVSLGNTSAHNGTGTVDREETINLQVAALVVDVLPNGNLVIAGRQEVRVNYEVRDLRVSGVVRPQDITATNTIQHSQIAEARISYGGRGQLTDVQQPRYGQQLFDVLMPF, encoded by the coding sequence ATGATCACCCGCCTCGGCGCTCTCGCCATCGCCGCCGCCGCCCTCGCCGCCTGCAGCACCGTCGACCGCGTCGCCAATATCGGCAAGGCGCCGGACCTGGCCGCGATCGAGGATCCGCGCAAGGACGAAAACTATCGCCAGGTCAGCCTGCCGATGCCGCGGCCGGAGCCCGTCATCCACCAGGCCAACTCGCTCTGGCGTCCCGGCGCGCGCGCCTTCTTCAAGGACCAGCGGGCCGCGCAGATCGGCGACATCCTGACCATCGTCGTCGCGATCCAGGACGAGGCCCAGCTCAACAACTCGACCACGCGCAACCGCACCGCCTCCGAGGACGCGGACCTGACGCAGTTCTTCGGCCTGCAGGGGAACCTGCCCAACTTCCTGCCCGATGCCGTCGACCCGACCAGCCTTGTCAGCCTGGGCAACACCAGCGCCCACAACGGCACCGGCACGGTGGACCGCGAGGAGACGATCAACCTGCAGGTCGCAGCCCTGGTGGTCGATGTCCTGCCGAACGGCAATCTGGTCATCGCCGGCCGCCAGGAGGTCCGGGTCAACTACGAGGTCCGCGATCTGCGCGTCTCCGGCGTGGTCCGCCCGCAGGACATTACCGCGACCAACACCATCCAGCACAGCCAGATCGCCGAGGCGCGCATCTCCTACGGCGGCCGCGGCCAGCTCACCGACGTGCAGCAGCCGCGCTACGGCCAGCAGCTCTTCGACGTGCTGATGCCGTTCTGA
- a CDS encoding RNA polymerase-binding protein DksA → MGIQSSDGYRPSDDEPFMNPVQKEYFRKKLLRWRDDILRDSQETIKTMQSETERLADLADRASTETDRALELRTRDRQRKLIAKIDAALQRIEDDTYGYCEDTGDPISLNRLEARPIATLSVEAQERHERREKSYRDD, encoded by the coding sequence ATGGGGATCCAATCGAGTGACGGGTATCGGCCCAGCGATGACGAGCCGTTCATGAACCCCGTCCAGAAGGAATACTTCCGCAAGAAGCTTCTGCGCTGGCGGGACGACATCCTTCGGGACTCTCAGGAAACCATCAAGACCATGCAGTCGGAGACCGAGCGTCTCGCCGACCTCGCCGACCGCGCATCGACCGAAACCGACCGCGCGCTGGAACTGCGGACGCGTGACCGGCAGCGCAAGCTGATCGCGAAGATCGACGCCGCGCTGCAACGCATCGAAGACGACACCTATGGCTATTGCGAGGACACCGGCGACCCGATCAGCCTGAACCGGCTGGAGGCCCGTCCGATCGCGACCCTTTCCGTGGAGGCGCAGGAGCGCCACGAGCGGCGGGAGAAGTCGTACCGCGACGACTGA